The genomic stretch AGAGTGCTTAATATTTTCATGCTCAGGTATAAAATGTGCGTATATAATTTACTCTTGTAGGTaatctggaatttttttttttttttaaatatacatgtatctctttaATCAACAGAAACATTTCTTTGATGAGGAATCTGGTTTGTGGCAGTTTGAGTCTCTGAGCAACCACCAACCACTGGAAGAAGGTGATCCTGTACTACAAGCAGCCATGAGACATAGACTTTCTTTGCTTGATGGCTTGAATGGTGCGCAGAGAGATTTTGAGGGCAATCTGTGGAGAGACCGATCGGGGCCATTTTCCTTGTATCCTCCTGCTATCTATGGACCATGTCTTTGTGGGGTTTGTGTAGTTTCTTTGTTGACTCTGTTATTACTCCTAAAAGTAGAAAGATAATAcatcaggggtgcagaaagtactcgcccgttAGCCAAATGCGAGTGAAAATTCTGAGGGATGAGTTAAAAAATGTATCTGCCAGTCCGATGTgcaatctgtttttgtttttgttttctttctgacTGATTGTGTAAGTAATATAGTTATGTTTTGGCAAATCCTGAACTTGGCATCAGCCATGCCACAGTTTCAAACTGTCTTCAACTGCTTACGAAATATGGAGTcaaattaatatgtatgtaataacCGAATTGTTACGGATCAATATAGTTTCGATAATCATGACATTGTTT from Gigantopelta aegis isolate Gae_Host unplaced genomic scaffold, Gae_host_genome ctg9232_pilon_pilon, whole genome shotgun sequence encodes the following:
- the LOC121367125 gene encoding uncharacterized protein LOC121367125 isoform X3, which codes for MYLFNQQKHFFDEESGLWQFESLSNHQPLEEGDPVLQAAMRHRLSLLDGLNGAQRDFEGNLWRDRSGPFSLYPPAIYGPCLCGAGYYNAYTMPVGILSDVKYQTIVYTTNGPCRFEVKFRECLQRNHDCLIPYDGSKLVGILWIEC